A region of Myxococcus stipitatus DSM 14675 DNA encodes the following proteins:
- a CDS encoding c-type cytochrome, translated as MKSIPLLALMLLPGFAHANDAGKNAFDRACASCHTVTPPATQQQQLNKTGAPATARQQGERRYELGDLVHKRTPEQLQAWIQAPNQVQKNTRCDTRGIAPAERDQVHAYLLLSARPPPPTREELLQQQLAEELSTRRAKKRASPHPSSSRPDQGKK; from the coding sequence ATGAAATCCATTCCTCTCCTCGCGCTGATGTTGTTGCCAGGTTTTGCCCATGCCAACGACGCGGGCAAGAACGCCTTCGACAGAGCCTGCGCGAGCTGCCACACCGTCACGCCCCCCGCCACACAGCAACAACAGCTCAACAAGACAGGGGCACCCGCGACCGCTCGACAACAGGGCGAACGCCGGTACGAGCTGGGCGACCTCGTCCACAAGCGTACGCCCGAGCAGCTCCAGGCCTGGATTCAGGCCCCCAACCAGGTCCAGAAGAACACCCGGTGCGACACGCGAGGCATCGCGCCCGCCGAGCGGGACCAGGTGCATGCGTACTTGCTGCTCAGTGCCCGACCGCCTCCACCGACACGTGAGGAGCTGTTGCAGCAGCAGCTCGCGGAAGAACTCTCCACCCGCCGCGCGAAGAAGCGCGCGTCACCCCATCCATCTTCGTCCCGCCCAGACCAGGGGAAGAAGTAA
- a CDS encoding DUF4114 domain-containing protein, with protein MRILIQSLAALLLLATSPAQAQQGTNLCESHLDQDRQAGFKTPGSGYGSMSSGGNPLKDPILIRNPGPNGYLQLNTNQVELDAEEISFPFDQRVTISYVFESAGASHALGYLYLDEAITAGYVNASGTLLDDNNNGILDLHEDLFNVQSSTDTDRYVGPRTALGAPNRRCTRTFTDLGGKSYYEPEIAMRDDCAATHVVNNAIADARPNKTTDNIKADVVGRANGSGNAAASSYSDRGLFPRIPNLLEPKDPANGGKGIGQMVFLLADDDGQETTYGGLAPVGDIDEYGDNGVPDYDVSKYDNRGVVRAVNPDPGLTLNDRTVDLGIIKGGREIVFFLVVYYDSNHSPGPTGAGNVYPCLKQDPAGKCLIHIRSPISVFFSKAEWNLDQNADDDTVVAARNIGCAYEAGCNRDDPNNDTGDSCRVGTTPEYLCGWLDGPKTSVGTALHRLKNEATYNFLDMPMERVQVTRPTGTRNAMPHVIVGAPTTDRFRWILGFEDIPGGGDRDFNDVVFVINKVNGGVNTSGDMSGGIGGDISPQNAEDFVITRVRFTREDDTVPPSPRTSPACRQVGTSCWTEAVAGACTRPNSTPPSIQYSIAVDCNICTGTGAGATCTPNPDPFWIPVPFDTPTQKTKEIDLLELGYTGSQLCWKVNITSPNESCVPVINNVNVGYQAVRAGSYSRSSPSAVGNAIVWGVNETPGKAWGQNWPGTGLPAPAIRAYDHRKDYSVRGRLYFRSLYNPETPNQTTVTQRWDAGQVMALSFRNGDNPLDRKLYTMASNGSRTTVSKEMEDGDNNSPLFPDSLCDTFANGRYVYDLNHDDICGTPTITLPLSKHITGEENDRNFLREWIYGWEDRLTPAPSNVKRPWQMGGINLSTVAIAVPPYLDTWALNTRSSERDEYRRNFMDRFKDRPTLAYVGTMNGFLHAFDTGAFRNGATDPCAGTFQLRGFFEPVSASCAPSPVARKYGTGEEEFAYMPRMLLDRYVHTYVQHVSLNNPPKPQMDASPTIANVDFGIPGQPAWTPRTIESKTEGAKTVLVSASGRSSPVVFALDITDPSASHFPAPLWEFDLADTTRLNAFTTAALANPAVQIPDGTGSRHAPSVVRLAWGSANEPVWAAIVGTDYVPAGGRAGALYILDMKTGKPLDYTNGAAGRNAGVITLDNGSGVAAESALVDLDRDGNYDVIYVPTTAGSVYRINLDDISTSRLLGRKVKTCKVASAPVAATDSTLAGNPAGTAHFQQIYSNIAVRVVREGTTKVRFYFGTADNPDEFGDGPPNKANYRYHLMAFEDANPTGTGACELLEPLWVEPLDPGQVVWGGVSLSGDKVHATTAVGTSADLCNLSETESGKFYQAQQLPDGNGRSAVTSTSLQGHGVSAPVVHDQHVFALTATGEMKMIGDDKWNNGAANPGSMRSRVLVYDPIPDGRLPR; from the coding sequence ATGCGAATCCTCATTCAAAGCCTCGCGGCTCTTCTCCTGTTGGCCACGTCCCCCGCGCAAGCCCAGCAAGGCACCAACCTGTGTGAGTCCCACCTGGACCAGGACCGCCAGGCAGGATTCAAGACGCCAGGGTCTGGCTACGGGTCCATGTCTTCCGGAGGCAATCCCCTCAAGGACCCCATCCTCATCCGCAACCCCGGGCCCAACGGATACCTCCAGCTCAATACCAATCAGGTCGAGCTCGACGCCGAGGAAATCTCCTTCCCCTTCGACCAGCGCGTCACCATCAGCTACGTGTTCGAGTCCGCCGGTGCGTCCCATGCACTGGGCTATCTCTACCTGGACGAGGCCATCACCGCGGGCTACGTGAACGCCAGCGGGACCCTGCTGGATGACAACAACAACGGCATCCTCGACCTGCACGAAGACCTCTTCAACGTCCAGTCCTCCACCGATACGGACAGGTACGTCGGCCCTCGGACCGCGCTGGGCGCTCCCAACCGGCGCTGCACGAGGACGTTCACCGACCTGGGCGGCAAGTCCTATTACGAGCCTGAAATCGCCATGCGGGACGACTGCGCGGCGACACATGTGGTGAACAACGCCATCGCGGATGCCCGTCCCAACAAGACCACGGACAACATCAAGGCGGACGTGGTGGGCCGGGCGAACGGCTCAGGAAACGCCGCCGCGAGCTCCTACTCCGACAGAGGCCTGTTCCCTCGGATTCCGAACCTGCTCGAGCCCAAGGACCCGGCCAACGGAGGCAAGGGCATCGGGCAGATGGTCTTCCTGCTCGCCGATGACGACGGCCAGGAGACGACCTACGGTGGGCTCGCCCCCGTGGGCGATATCGACGAGTACGGAGACAACGGCGTCCCTGACTACGACGTCTCGAAGTACGACAACCGTGGCGTCGTCCGAGCGGTCAACCCCGACCCTGGATTGACTCTCAACGACCGCACCGTGGACCTGGGCATCATCAAGGGTGGGAGGGAGATCGTCTTCTTCCTGGTCGTCTACTACGACTCGAACCACTCCCCGGGTCCAACGGGTGCTGGCAACGTCTACCCTTGCCTCAAGCAAGATCCAGCCGGCAAGTGCCTCATCCATATCCGCTCGCCCATCTCGGTCTTCTTCTCCAAGGCGGAATGGAACCTGGACCAGAACGCCGATGACGACACGGTCGTGGCCGCGCGCAACATTGGTTGCGCCTACGAAGCAGGTTGCAACCGGGACGACCCCAACAACGATACGGGCGACTCGTGCCGGGTGGGCACCACCCCGGAATACCTCTGCGGCTGGCTGGACGGGCCGAAGACCTCGGTCGGCACCGCCCTCCACCGGCTGAAGAACGAGGCCACGTACAACTTCCTGGACATGCCCATGGAGCGCGTTCAGGTGACCCGTCCCACGGGCACACGAAACGCCATGCCTCACGTCATCGTCGGCGCGCCCACGACGGACCGCTTCCGCTGGATTCTGGGGTTCGAGGACATCCCGGGCGGTGGTGACCGAGACTTCAACGACGTCGTGTTCGTCATCAACAAGGTGAACGGCGGCGTCAATACGTCCGGAGACATGTCGGGAGGCATTGGCGGAGACATCTCGCCCCAGAATGCAGAGGACTTCGTCATCACCCGCGTTCGCTTCACGCGAGAGGATGACACGGTGCCCCCCAGTCCTCGGACGTCTCCGGCGTGTCGCCAGGTCGGCACCTCGTGCTGGACGGAGGCGGTCGCCGGTGCGTGCACACGCCCCAACTCCACCCCCCCCAGCATCCAGTACTCCATCGCGGTGGACTGCAACATCTGCACAGGAACCGGTGCCGGCGCGACGTGCACGCCGAATCCCGACCCCTTCTGGATTCCGGTGCCGTTCGACACTCCGACGCAGAAGACCAAGGAGATCGACCTGCTGGAGCTCGGCTACACCGGCTCGCAGCTCTGCTGGAAGGTGAACATCACCAGCCCCAACGAGTCGTGTGTGCCCGTCATCAACAACGTCAACGTGGGCTACCAGGCCGTGCGCGCGGGCAGCTACTCGCGCTCCTCGCCATCCGCGGTGGGTAACGCCATCGTCTGGGGTGTGAATGAGACTCCGGGCAAGGCCTGGGGACAGAACTGGCCAGGAACGGGCCTGCCCGCGCCGGCCATCCGTGCGTATGACCATCGCAAGGACTATTCGGTGCGCGGCAGGCTCTACTTCCGGTCGCTCTACAATCCGGAGACGCCCAACCAGACGACGGTCACCCAGCGCTGGGATGCGGGCCAGGTGATGGCCCTGTCTTTCCGCAATGGGGACAATCCACTCGACCGCAAGCTCTACACCATGGCGAGCAACGGCAGCCGCACCACCGTCAGCAAGGAGATGGAGGATGGTGATAACAACAGTCCCCTCTTCCCGGACTCGCTCTGTGACACCTTTGCCAATGGTCGCTACGTCTACGACCTGAACCACGACGACATCTGCGGCACGCCGACCATCACCCTTCCCTTGTCGAAGCACATCACCGGTGAAGAGAACGACCGCAACTTCCTGCGCGAGTGGATCTACGGCTGGGAAGACCGACTCACCCCCGCGCCCTCCAACGTGAAGCGCCCCTGGCAGATGGGTGGCATCAATCTGTCGACTGTTGCCATCGCGGTGCCTCCGTACCTGGACACCTGGGCCCTGAATACGCGCTCGTCCGAGCGTGACGAGTACCGGCGCAACTTCATGGACCGCTTCAAGGACCGCCCCACGCTGGCCTACGTTGGGACGATGAACGGCTTCCTGCATGCGTTCGATACAGGAGCGTTCCGCAACGGGGCCACGGACCCTTGCGCTGGCACCTTCCAGTTGCGTGGCTTCTTCGAGCCCGTGAGCGCGAGCTGCGCCCCGTCCCCCGTCGCGCGCAAGTACGGCACCGGTGAAGAAGAGTTCGCGTACATGCCGCGCATGCTGCTCGACCGCTACGTCCACACCTACGTCCAGCACGTGAGCCTGAACAACCCACCGAAGCCGCAGATGGATGCCTCGCCGACCATTGCCAACGTGGACTTCGGCATTCCAGGCCAGCCCGCGTGGACGCCCAGGACCATCGAGTCGAAGACCGAGGGAGCCAAGACGGTGCTCGTCTCCGCATCCGGCCGCAGCAGCCCCGTGGTCTTCGCGCTCGACATCACCGACCCGAGCGCGAGCCACTTCCCCGCTCCTTTGTGGGAGTTCGACCTGGCTGACACCACCCGCCTCAACGCCTTCACGACGGCGGCGCTCGCCAATCCGGCCGTGCAGATTCCGGATGGCACGGGTTCACGCCATGCCCCCTCCGTGGTGCGGCTGGCGTGGGGCTCCGCCAATGAGCCCGTGTGGGCCGCCATCGTCGGCACCGACTACGTCCCCGCCGGGGGCCGTGCCGGCGCGCTCTACATTCTCGACATGAAGACCGGCAAGCCGCTCGACTACACCAATGGGGCCGCGGGCCGGAACGCAGGCGTCATCACCTTGGACAACGGCTCCGGCGTCGCGGCGGAGAGCGCGCTGGTCGACCTCGACCGGGATGGCAACTACGACGTCATCTACGTCCCCACCACCGCCGGCAGTGTCTACCGCATCAACCTGGATGACATCTCCACGTCCCGGCTCCTGGGGCGCAAGGTGAAGACCTGCAAGGTGGCCAGTGCTCCGGTCGCCGCCACCGACAGCACGCTGGCGGGCAATCCCGCTGGCACGGCCCACTTCCAGCAGATCTACTCGAACATCGCGGTGCGGGTGGTCCGGGAGGGAACGACGAAGGTGCGCTTCTACTTCGGCACCGCCGACAACCCGGATGAGTTCGGCGACGGACCGCCGAACAAGGCCAACTACCGCTACCACCTGATGGCCTTCGAGGATGCGAACCCGACGGGCACCGGCGCCTGTGAGTTGCTCGAGCCCCTCTGGGTGGAGCCGCTGGACCCCGGCCAGGTTGTCTGGGGTGGCGTGTCGCTCAGTGGTGACAAGGTCCATGCCACCACGGCCGTGGGCACGTCCGCGGACCTGTGCAACCTGAGTGAGACGGAGAGCGGCAAGTTCTATCAGGCCCAGCAGTTGCCGGACGGCAACGGCAGGTCGGCGGTGACCAGCACCTCCCTGCAGGGGCACGGAGTGAGTGCCCCCGTGGTGCATGACCAGCATGTGTTCGCCCTCACCGCCACGGGTGAAATGAAGATGATTGGCGATGACAAGTGGAACAATGGCGCGGCAAACCCAGGGAGCATGCGTTCACGGGTTCTCGTGTACGACCCGATTCCCGACGGGAGGTTGCCGCGATGA